ACTTGGACCTTTGAGGAAGGGGTGAGTGCTCAAGAAAGTGTCGGAGCCTTGCCTATGAAAACCTCTTAAACATACTCACAGTTTTGTAGCGAGGCGAGACCCGAGCGGCCCCGAAGGACTCGTTTCACTCGCCAACGGGGTAAACGGCCGATTGCGCTGCCCCGTAGACGCGACATCGTTCTTCGGGGTGTTTTCGGAACACTTAACCCCGACCATGGTGTTAACCCATCTGTTGTTAATGATACAGGTGAGGATCAATCCCTTAATAGAGTTGGTTTTCGAAATTCCATGCATCCGCAGTCTTTCTGAGAATCCGTGATATTTCTTAGGGCTTCTAAAACTATCTGCCCAATTTTCTTTGATTCTTCGTGGAAGATATCTTTAAGCTCATCATGCTCCCACTCTTTCACGATCCCTTCAGCGTAGTTCACCACCATGTAAACTCCAGCGTAGCAAGCTCCGATATCTCTTGCTAGATAGACTTCTGGAGAAAGGCTTTGACCGACGACATCCGCACCGAATTGCTTCATCATGGAGACTTCCGCACGGCTCTCGAATCTCGGACCTTCGGTGACCAGATAAATCCCCCTCTCGAAGACCCTTCCTTGGTGATATTTTTGGGCGGAGGAGAGTAGTGCGGCGTGTATCTGAGGACATACGGGCTGGCGCATGATTAAGAGGTGCTCTCCCACTATGGTTAATCCCTTCCGACCGGTAAAATCGATAAAATCTGTGGGGATAATGATATCTCTGGGATTAAGGAGGTGGTTTATGCTTCCCACCCCACCCTCGGCGATGATTTTCTTTACTCCGGCTTCTTTAAGTACCCAAAATGCTCCACTGGAGGCCTCACCTCTGTCCACGTTGGGTCTCCAACCATGCATTTTACAGGTTAGAACCCGTTTTTTCTCATTTTGATTATCTAAGATAGTGAAGAGCTTGAAGCGAGGGCTCTCCCCAAAGGAGGTTTCAATGGTGAGGTTAGAGTCGATTATATCTATTACCCCACCACCCACGACGGCCGGGCCATCGAGGGAAAATGTACTTGAACCTCCGATGATGGCAAAACTCGCCTCTGGTATCTCCATGATCCACTCCCAAATTAAAATTTAGTCGGGTTTTAATTTCCATTTAAAATATCTTTAAAATGCGATAAAGGGTATTACGTTGAGCCGGGATCATGCCCGCATCCTTGATCACTCTGATCATTTCCCCTTTGGGCATTCTATGAGAAACTCCCGTTGCTTTGACCACGTTTTCCTCGATCATAGTACTTCCCAAATCATTGGCACCAAATGCCAAAGCCACCTGCCCGATTTTTGCTCCCTGGGTGACCCAGGAGGCTTGAATGTTGGGAATGTTGTCCAGGAATAGACGTGATATGGCCAGTGTTTTTAAATAGTCAAAGGCACCGGTAGTCTCGCCTCCCAGGGCTGTATGACCTGGTTGATATGTCCAGGGGATAAAGGCGGTGAAGCCACCAGTTTTATCTTGAAGATTTCTGATTTGCTCCA
This region of Actinomycetota bacterium genomic DNA includes:
- a CDS encoding MTAP family purine nucleoside phosphorylase is translated as MEIPEASFAIIGGSSTFSLDGPAVVGGGVIDIIDSNLTIETSFGESPRFKLFTILDNQNEKKRVLTCKMHGWRPNVDRGEASSGAFWVLKEAGVKKIIAEGGVGSINHLLNPRDIIIPTDFIDFTGRKGLTIVGEHLLIMRQPVCPQIHAALLSSAQKYHQGRVFERGIYLVTEGPRFESRAEVSMMKQFGADVVGQSLSPEVYLARDIGACYAGVYMVVNYAEGIVKEWEHDELKDIFHEESKKIGQIVLEALRNITDSQKDCGCMEFRKPTLLRD
- a CDS encoding CofH family radical SAM protein, with the protein product DYYKDLLRSIKANFDIHIHSFSPPEIVHISRISGLTIEETLRELKKAGLDSLPGGGAEILADDIREHISPNKIGTQDWLKVMEVAHNLKMPTTATMMFGSVETFEHRLKHLEQIRNLQDKTGGFTAFIPWTYQPGHTALGGETTGAFDYLKTLAISRLFLDNIPNIQASWVTQGAKIGQVALAFGANDLGSTMIEENVVKATGVSHRMPKGEMIRVIKDAGMIPAQRNTLYRILKIF